A genomic region of Papaver somniferum cultivar HN1 chromosome 7, ASM357369v1, whole genome shotgun sequence contains the following coding sequences:
- the LOC113295545 gene encoding uncharacterized protein LOC113295545, with translation MVACSPSFMRKLNVVGFCTDVIHNSTSSWKLMGNVVFKFFYAGGLNKTRQAITIGVEGVQVSFIHASYLQVTRRALWQQLNMGHSQVPWLSIGDYNCVLRGEEKKGGAEPRASVINEFSDWIDDNGHFEANALGCNFTWSNRQAGSKRILSKLDRASWDQPMVGSPAYIFPYKLKRLKADMKEWNILVFCNIYVRLKEDQLRHEIALRESDEDPTNLAKLNAMKDATVVLTNSRLQLATMLKKKSRNKWLVDGSSNTNFFHTSIRIRRSSNTISELVDDNGVTIIDGDQMATHVVNYYTSKFNGGNSVLDDSLFDMEHPSIS, from the exons ATGGTGGCGTGCTCTCCAAGTTTCATGCGCAAACTTAATGTTGTGGGTTTTTGTACAGATGTTATTCACAATTCCACGTCTTCTTGGAAACTTATGGGTAATGTGGTCTTCAAATTTTTCTACGCCGGTGGTTTAAATAAGACTCGACAGGCCATTACTATTGGTGTTGAGGGTGTCCAGGTTTCTTTTATTCACGCTAGCTATTTGCAAGTGACTAGAAGAGCTCTTTGGCAGCAACTGAATATGGGTCATTCTCAGGTTCCTTGGCTTTCAATTGGAGATTATAATTGTGTTTTGCGTGGTGAAGAAAAGAAGGGTGGAGCTGAGCCGCGTGCTTCAGTTATAAATGAATTTAGTGATTGGATTGATGACAATGGGCATTTTGAAGCTAATGCTCTTGGTTGTAACTTCACCTGGTCTAATCGTCAAGCGGGTTCTAAAAGAATTTTGAGTAAACTTGATCGTGCG AGTTGGGATCAGCCTATGGTGGGTTCTCCggcatatatttttccttataagTTAAAGAGACTTAAAGCAGATATGAAAGAATGGAACATATTGGTTTTTTGTAATATTTATGTGCGATTAAAGGAAGACCAGTTGAGACATGAGATTGCTTTACGTGAATCTGATGAGGATCCTACCAATTTAGCTAAATTGAACGCAATGAAGGATGCAACAGTAGTGTTGACAAATTCAAGGCTTCAGTTAGCTACTATGCTTAAAAAAAAGTCTCGGAACAAGTGGTTAGTGGATGGTTCCAGTAATACCAATTTTTTCCACACTAGTATTCGCATTAGAAGGAGCAGTAACACCATATCAGAATTGGTGGATGATAATGGAGTAACTATAATTGATGGGGATCAGATGGCTACTCATGTAGTCAACTATTATACTTCCAAATTCAACGGTGGTAATTCTGTGTTAGATGACTCTCTTTTTGATATGGAGCATCCGTCTATTTCTTAA